One Brumimicrobium sp. DNA window includes the following coding sequences:
- a CDS encoding prolyl oligopeptidase family serine peptidase: MNVKIVSFLLFTIISLGSFAQKKSIDYTVYDSWKTLSSPEISSSGNFVYYQIKPYKGDGILFLYNHTKEKINQFSRGEKATLNQSENLLAFMITPGYDTLRNLELAKVKKEKWVKDSLGLYWIKKDTLTKIPNVLTFSIPKFGNVIGYTVIKDSLKVNTASKKIKKTKKSAKEKPEIKSDGNTLFVLNPENLKVVSFSNVKDFKFNDDGSLLFFTTHEKTKDSTILRAYLYDIKQDKKIVSYTRYSDIGPFKFTEKGNQLAFMASLDTAKQTRLYAIYSWKMDGNQPTMWVSPTRVDFQNNLTPSPNGKLEFSQDGKKLFFGLYERPQKEFKDTLLDSEKAKLDVWHYQDKRNQPQQLKELKKDQKKSFLTVFHIVDNSIVQLENDTLAVSLLDKGNTRIGYASSNAQYEASYNWVYPWPEDSYFIDLESGKIQKIKDKIEYPYGISPKGTRYLYYKENQYYSIDLKSQEEICITCSVKDVIWYSDINGQIYDAEPEGVVGYTNEDKLLINSRYDIWEYDFERNQLRCVTQQIGEKNTMVLRILNLEKDSTFIHLSNTLVKGVNQETYEESIYRFNSENILDTNSIYMVDNKMIAFAKSTLSDKIIFRQMDVKNYPEVYYSSMNLQKPQKISETNPQQEEYIWPTVEMIHWTSYEGEKLKGLVYKPEDFDSSKSYPLIVYYYERSSDMKNMYSSPRPTASIIYPTEYTSAGYIVFMPDINYKPGYPGKSAYNCIMSGTDEVLRRFPNIDSMRMGLQGQSWGGYQTAHLVTLTHRYKAAMAGAPVSNMISAYGGIRWGMGINRAFQYEHGQSRIGATIWEKPDLYIENSPLFGVPNITTPLLIMSNDNDGAVPWYQGIEMFMAMKRMGKQVWMLNYNGDEHNLMKETNRIDLSIRMRQFFDYYLLNKPAPKWLIDGVPALQKGKENRLEMKE; the protein is encoded by the coding sequence ATGAATGTTAAGATTGTTTCTTTCCTTTTATTTACCATTATCTCATTGGGTAGTTTTGCTCAGAAAAAAAGTATAGATTATACGGTTTATGACTCGTGGAAAACACTATCTAGTCCTGAAATTTCTAGCAGTGGTAATTTTGTTTATTATCAGATAAAACCGTATAAAGGAGATGGTATATTGTTTCTCTATAACCATACAAAGGAGAAAATTAATCAATTTAGTAGAGGTGAAAAGGCGACTCTGAATCAATCAGAGAATCTATTGGCGTTTATGATAACTCCGGGTTATGACACTCTGCGCAACTTAGAATTAGCTAAAGTTAAGAAAGAAAAATGGGTAAAAGATTCGTTGGGCTTATACTGGATTAAAAAAGATACACTTACTAAAATTCCGAATGTTTTAACGTTTAGTATTCCCAAATTCGGAAATGTGATTGGATATACTGTGATAAAGGATTCATTAAAAGTAAATACTGCATCTAAGAAAATAAAAAAGACAAAAAAATCAGCAAAAGAGAAACCCGAAATTAAATCAGATGGAAACACATTATTTGTACTAAATCCTGAAAATCTAAAAGTAGTTTCTTTCTCTAATGTTAAAGATTTTAAATTTAACGATGACGGTAGTCTTCTTTTCTTCACTACACATGAGAAAACAAAAGATTCCACTATTTTGCGAGCCTATCTATATGATATAAAGCAGGATAAGAAAATTGTCTCTTACACCAGATATAGTGATATAGGACCATTTAAATTTACTGAAAAAGGCAATCAATTAGCTTTTATGGCATCTTTAGATACTGCCAAGCAAACAAGGTTGTATGCTATTTATTCATGGAAGATGGATGGAAATCAACCTACGATGTGGGTGAGTCCAACACGAGTCGATTTTCAAAATAATCTTACTCCTAGCCCAAATGGTAAGCTGGAATTCTCTCAAGATGGGAAGAAATTATTTTTTGGATTATATGAGAGACCCCAAAAAGAATTTAAAGATACCTTGTTAGACAGCGAAAAAGCGAAATTGGATGTTTGGCATTATCAAGATAAACGTAACCAACCTCAACAATTAAAAGAACTTAAAAAAGACCAAAAAAAGAGCTTCTTAACAGTCTTTCATATTGTAGATAATTCAATTGTACAATTAGAAAATGATACTTTAGCAGTTTCCCTACTAGATAAAGGGAACACGCGTATTGGATATGCTTCTTCTAATGCACAATATGAAGCTTCTTATAACTGGGTATATCCTTGGCCGGAAGATTCTTATTTTATAGATTTAGAATCAGGAAAAATACAGAAGATAAAAGATAAAATAGAGTATCCGTATGGAATATCACCTAAAGGAACCAGATATTTATATTATAAAGAGAACCAATATTATAGCATTGATTTAAAGTCACAAGAAGAAATTTGTATTACTTGTTCAGTAAAAGATGTTATCTGGTATTCGGATATAAATGGGCAGATTTATGATGCAGAACCTGAAGGAGTTGTTGGTTATACAAATGAAGATAAGCTACTCATAAACTCTCGCTATGATATTTGGGAATATGATTTTGAGCGTAACCAACTGCGATGTGTTACCCAACAAATTGGAGAGAAGAATACAATGGTTTTACGTATTCTTAATCTAGAAAAGGATAGTACTTTTATACATTTATCTAATACATTGGTAAAGGGAGTGAATCAAGAAACGTATGAAGAATCAATATATCGATTTAATTCGGAAAATATTCTTGACACAAACTCCATATATATGGTTGATAATAAGATGATTGCTTTTGCAAAATCAACTCTCTCAGATAAAATCATTTTTCGTCAAATGGATGTAAAAAATTATCCAGAAGTATATTATTCTAGTATGAATCTGCAAAAACCTCAAAAAATTTCTGAAACTAATCCACAACAAGAAGAATATATATGGCCAACAGTAGAGATGATTCACTGGACGTCTTATGAGGGGGAAAAATTGAAAGGGTTAGTGTACAAACCAGAAGATTTTGATTCTTCTAAAAGTTATCCTTTAATCGTATATTATTATGAAAGGTCGAGTGATATGAAGAATATGTATTCATCACCCAGACCTACTGCTTCTATTATTTATCCAACAGAATATACTTCTGCCGGATATATCGTGTTCATGCCAGATATTAATTATAAACCTGGATATCCAGGGAAAAGCGCATATAATTGTATTATGAGCGGTACGGATGAGGTATTGCGTCGTTTTCCCAATATTGACAGTATGCGTATGGGCTTACAAGGGCAGTCGTGGGGTGGCTATCAAACAGCACATTTAGTAACATTAACACACCGTTATAAAGCCGCTATGGCCGGTGCCCCAGTAAGTAATATGATTTCTGCTTATGGAGGTATTCGTTGGGGGATGGGAATTAACCGCGCCTTCCAGTATGAGCATGGACAAAGTAGAATAGGAGCTACAATATGGGAAAAACCTGATTTGTATATTGAAAATTCTCCCTTGTTTGGAGTGCCTAATATAACAACACCTTTATTGATAATGAGTAATGATAACGATGGGGCGGTTCCGTGGTATCAAGGAATAGAAATGTTTATGGCAATGAAACGTATGGGGAAACAAGTATGGATGCTGAATTATAACGGTGATGAACATAATCTTATGAAGGAGACAAATCGTATTGATTTAAGCATACGTATGCGTCAATTTTTTGATTATTATCTATTGAATAAACCTGCTCCAAAATGGTTAATAGATGGCGTTCCGGCTCTTCAGAAGGGCAAAGAGAACAGATTAGAAATGAAAGAATAA
- a CDS encoding dipeptidyl peptidase 3 produces the protein MKKIILNTLAAGILFSCSGNKDPQITEQQTENQMEQEETTFEYKADRFADIQVLRYKIKDWDKLSIQQKELAYYLVQAGLAGRDIIYDQNYKYNLEIRNALENIVQNYQGEKNDDWDNFMTYVKQVWFANGIHHHYSMDKFLPKFNKEYFNSLLLATNTTISNEALIAIFDPKVDAKRVNLDASKGLIPGSANNFYGSGITDKMVDDYYEKVIDKNDPRPISYGLNSKMVLNNGQIEELPWKIGGMYGPALEKVVYWLEKATLVAENDAQRKALEILIEYYKTGDLKLWDTYSIAWCEATKGDIDYINGFIEVYGDAKGYRANYETIVQMKDFEATETMGVLAHEAQWFEDNSPIMNEHKKKNVTGVTYNVVTVIGEAGDASPSTPIGVNLPNAEWIREEHGSKSVSLGNLIDAYNEASGPSILEEFTYSQEEVERAKKYGHIGDNLHTALHEVIGHASGQINPGIGTPKETLGSYASALEEARADLVGLYYLMDQKLVDLKLMESLETGKAEYDNYIRNGLMTQLRRLELGKDIEEAHMRNRQLVAAWAFEKGKTKNVIEKLVKDGKTYFKINDYEALRGLFGDLLREIQRIKSEGDFKAGRDLIENYGVKVDRKLHQEVLDRTSHLDIAPYMGFINPELVPVTDKDGNITDIKIEYPKSFEEQMLRYSKNYSYLK, from the coding sequence ATGAAAAAAATCATTTTAAACACACTAGCTGCTGGGATCCTTTTTTCCTGCTCAGGAAATAAAGATCCACAGATAACAGAACAGCAAACAGAAAATCAAATGGAACAAGAAGAAACTACCTTTGAATATAAAGCAGATCGTTTTGCTGATATTCAAGTTTTACGTTATAAAATTAAAGATTGGGATAAACTTTCTATTCAGCAAAAAGAATTGGCTTATTATCTAGTTCAGGCAGGATTAGCTGGAAGAGATATTATTTATGACCAGAATTACAAATACAATCTAGAGATTCGCAATGCGCTAGAGAATATTGTTCAAAATTATCAGGGAGAGAAAAACGATGACTGGGATAACTTTATGACTTATGTGAAGCAAGTGTGGTTTGCCAATGGAATACACCATCATTATTCTATGGATAAATTTCTACCTAAATTCAATAAAGAATATTTTAACAGTCTCCTATTAGCAACTAATACCACCATAAGTAATGAAGCTCTTATAGCTATTTTCGATCCAAAAGTAGATGCGAAACGAGTGAATCTAGACGCTTCAAAAGGGTTGATTCCAGGAAGCGCTAATAATTTCTATGGGTCTGGAATTACAGATAAGATGGTAGATGATTACTACGAAAAGGTAATTGATAAGAATGATCCACGACCAATTTCTTACGGATTAAATTCAAAGATGGTTTTAAATAATGGACAGATAGAAGAATTACCTTGGAAGATTGGAGGGATGTATGGGCCAGCATTGGAGAAAGTGGTTTATTGGTTAGAAAAAGCAACCTTGGTTGCTGAAAATGATGCACAACGTAAAGCACTTGAAATCTTAATAGAATACTATAAGACAGGAGATTTAAAATTGTGGGATACATATAGTATTGCTTGGTGTGAAGCAACAAAGGGAGACATTGATTATATCAATGGATTTATTGAGGTATATGGTGATGCTAAAGGATATCGAGCTAACTATGAAACCATAGTTCAAATGAAGGATTTTGAAGCAACTGAAACGATGGGAGTTTTAGCTCATGAAGCACAATGGTTTGAAGATAATTCTCCCATTATGAATGAGCATAAGAAGAAGAATGTTACGGGTGTTACCTATAATGTAGTTACTGTAATCGGGGAAGCAGGAGACGCTTCTCCATCTACTCCTATTGGAGTAAACCTACCAAATGCAGAATGGATACGTGAAGAACACGGATCAAAATCAGTGAGTTTAGGGAACCTTATCGATGCATATAATGAAGCTTCCGGACCAAGTATTTTAGAAGAATTCACATATAGCCAGGAGGAAGTTGAGCGTGCTAAAAAATATGGGCATATTGGAGATAATTTACACACTGCTTTACATGAAGTAATCGGACATGCGAGTGGGCAAATTAATCCAGGGATAGGAACTCCAAAAGAAACGTTGGGAAGTTATGCAAGTGCATTAGAAGAAGCAAGAGCTGATTTAGTTGGGTTATATTATTTAATGGATCAGAAATTAGTGGATTTAAAGCTAATGGAATCTCTAGAAACAGGGAAAGCAGAATATGACAATTACATTCGTAATGGATTGATGACTCAATTAAGAAGATTGGAGTTGGGCAAAGATATTGAGGAGGCTCACATGCGTAATCGTCAATTAGTAGCAGCTTGGGCTTTTGAAAAAGGTAAGACTAAAAATGTAATTGAGAAGCTTGTAAAAGATGGGAAAACTTACTTTAAGATTAATGACTATGAAGCGCTTCGTGGATTATTTGGAGATCTTCTACGTGAAATTCAACGTATCAAATCCGAAGGTGATTTTAAAGCAGGAAGAGATTTGATTGAAAATTATGGAGTAAAGGTGGATAGAAAATTACATCAAGAAGTATTGGATAGGACATCTCATTTAGATATTGCTCCATACATGGGCTTTATTAATCCAGAATTAGTTCCTGTGACTGATAAGGATGGAAATATCACAGATATTAAGATTGAGTATCCAAAGAGTTTTGAAGAACAGATGTTAAGATATTCAAAAAACTATAGTTATTTAAAGTAA
- a CDS encoding tail fiber domain-containing protein → MKRFCHPYYLILGFCFITLYGHAQNVGINATGAAPAASAGLDIDFTNKGVLVPRVALTATNSASPVASPATSLLVYNTATAGSGATAVTPGYYYWSGSAWVRFSTGGDDWKILGNANTTSGTNFLGTTNTQALDFRTNNTLRFRIANGNQVQAMSNGTAALPFYSWSANTGMGFWRAGTNILATSTAGVERMRVNASGQVLVNTTIPTDPNRFEVKGNDSYWLINSYNTGTLSGSGFFHNTSSGNGYNSIEGISAGNNAGIWGWNTSSGTGVRGSVVNTIVGWAGYFAGDVGATGTYYSSDVRWKKNIQPIEKESNSILNKIKLLEPMQYNWNAEEFPGMGFDSSRTSFGFIAQELEEIFPELVTNKKNIPDPTQKPKIRSEENNVTGYYMVDYIGLIPILTKGIQEQQQIIESQNNRIEKLEQMLLELKEEIKNK, encoded by the coding sequence ATGAAAAGATTCTGTCATCCATATTATTTAATTTTAGGATTCTGTTTTATTACTTTGTATGGGCATGCGCAAAATGTTGGAATCAATGCCACAGGTGCTGCACCTGCCGCTAGTGCAGGTTTGGATATTGATTTCACAAATAAAGGTGTATTAGTACCTCGTGTAGCGTTAACCGCTACAAACTCTGCTAGTCCTGTTGCTTCTCCTGCCACCTCTTTATTGGTTTATAATACAGCTACAGCAGGTTCAGGTGCAACAGCAGTAACACCCGGATATTATTACTGGAGTGGAAGTGCTTGGGTAAGATTCTCAACTGGCGGTGATGATTGGAAGATTTTAGGGAACGCAAATACTACTTCTGGTACTAACTTCCTAGGAACTACCAACACACAAGCATTGGATTTTAGAACAAATAATACATTACGATTTAGGATTGCGAATGGTAATCAAGTACAAGCTATGAGTAATGGAACAGCAGCCTTGCCTTTTTATTCTTGGAGTGCAAATACAGGAATGGGATTTTGGCGTGCTGGAACAAATATTCTAGCAACATCTACGGCGGGAGTTGAGAGGATGAGGGTGAATGCTAGTGGACAAGTATTAGTTAATACAACTATTCCAACAGACCCTAATAGATTTGAAGTTAAAGGAAATGATTCTTATTGGTTAATTAATTCTTATAATACAGGTACATTATCTGGGTCAGGATTTTTTCATAACACAAGTAGTGGTAATGGTTACAACTCTATTGAAGGAATTTCGGCAGGTAATAATGCGGGAATTTGGGGATGGAATACATCATCGGGAACTGGTGTTAGAGGATCTGTTGTGAATACAATAGTTGGGTGGGCTGGTTATTTTGCTGGAGATGTAGGAGCAACTGGAACTTATTATAGCTCTGATGTTAGATGGAAAAAGAATATTCAACCTATTGAGAAAGAATCAAATTCTATATTAAATAAAATTAAATTATTAGAACCTATGCAATATAATTGGAATGCTGAAGAGTTTCCAGGAATGGGATTTGATTCTTCTCGTACTTCATTCGGTTTTATAGCTCAAGAATTAGAAGAAATATTTCCTGAGCTGGTAACAAATAAGAAAAATATACCTGATCCTACTCAAAAACCAAAAATTAGAAGTGAAGAAAACAATGTTACTGGATACTATATGGTAGATTATATAGGATTAATACCAATATTAACAAAGGGAATTCAAGAACAGCAACAAATAATAGAGTCTCAGAATAATCGCATTGAGAAGCTAGAGCAAATGCTATTGGAATTGAAAGAAGAAATTAAAAATAAGTAG
- a CDS encoding T9SS type A sorting domain-containing protein yields the protein MKKLLFIFFLPIWAFSQGAQLVLNNNAYINITNSAYLVIDNSNANAITTTGTGGNIITEEITNRIKWNIGNQTGNYQVPFTNNHLVKIPYTMNLTSAGNAGGYFLLSTIPTDAQNKHGGVYPSPVNNMCSSVTNANESLYAIDRFWIIDNDNYTTKPAATLSFGYDWTNEGAGPNTIGELNLQAQRFNPGYGYGNYCEGLSSIGSWQDLLFGTANTGAKRVENVTISSADFFKVWVLQDKTRPLPIELTSFSASCNDGVELTWETKTETNVSHFELYSSRDGYEWNFVSSLNASGNSILPLTYSYNDMNGGGLTYYRLESVDYDGGREVYGPISADCNNQETSWSIYPIPVINNATVSIHALEDGAGQLVVIDDNGRKVIEKDVNLITGTNQYQIDTQHLTPSVYTVFLLGNKMYKPLKFVKF from the coding sequence ATGAAGAAATTATTATTCATATTTTTCTTACCCATCTGGGCTTTTTCACAAGGTGCTCAATTAGTGCTCAACAACAACGCCTACATAAACATTACCAACAGCGCCTATTTGGTCATTGATAATTCAAACGCAAATGCTATAACGACAACAGGAACGGGAGGAAATATCATTACGGAAGAAATAACAAATCGCATCAAATGGAATATTGGCAATCAAACTGGAAATTATCAAGTGCCTTTTACCAATAATCATTTGGTAAAGATTCCTTATACAATGAATCTTACATCTGCTGGAAATGCTGGCGGATATTTCTTACTATCTACAATTCCTACAGATGCACAAAATAAGCATGGGGGTGTATATCCTTCACCTGTAAATAACATGTGCTCTTCAGTAACTAATGCCAACGAATCTTTATATGCTATTGACCGTTTTTGGATTATCGATAATGATAACTATACCACGAAACCGGCTGCAACATTAAGTTTTGGGTATGACTGGACTAATGAAGGAGCTGGGCCAAACACGATTGGAGAATTGAATTTGCAAGCTCAACGCTTTAATCCGGGATACGGATATGGAAATTACTGCGAAGGTCTGAGTTCTATCGGAAGCTGGCAAGATTTACTCTTCGGAACTGCCAACACAGGAGCGAAACGTGTGGAAAATGTGACTATTTCTTCTGCAGACTTTTTTAAAGTTTGGGTACTACAAGATAAAACAAGACCACTTCCTATCGAGCTTACTTCATTCTCAGCATCTTGTAACGATGGCGTAGAATTAACATGGGAAACTAAAACTGAAACTAACGTGAGTCACTTTGAATTATATTCCTCTAGAGATGGTTATGAATGGAATTTTGTTTCTTCCTTAAATGCATCTGGGAACTCAATTCTCCCTTTGACATATTCCTATAATGATATGAATGGAGGTGGTTTAACATATTATCGTTTAGAATCAGTTGACTATGATGGAGGAAGAGAAGTTTATGGTCCAATTTCCGCAGATTGCAATAATCAAGAAACTTCTTGGAGTATATATCCGATTCCTGTTATCAATAATGCAACTGTATCTATCCATGCTTTAGAAGATGGTGCTGGACAATTAGTTGTCATAGATGACAATGGAAGAAAAGTAATCGAAAAAGATGTTAACCTAATTACAGGAACTAATCAATATCAAATTGATACACAACATCTGACTCCAAGTGTATATACTGTATTTCTACTAGGAAATAAAATGTATAAACCATTAAAATTTGTTAAGTTTTAA
- a CDS encoding thioredoxin domain-containing protein, producing MKRILLTLLLGLLITNCSNAGNEHPKEILENNESAMNLPGDGDKGFIKNVTPEEFKALVDKGEGIILDVRTPQETSQGHIENASLVNVYDEDFVNKINLMQKDKAIYVYCKSGARSAKAAEILSQNGFTQIYNLSGGIMAWENKGYPITKPIEGIDSNINTVSVEDFNKMLASGKPVLVDFHTQWCAPCKKMAPIIDEVEKEFKEKAIVIRIDADASKELAKAYQIQGVPEFFLFLDGEQIWKHNGIIEKEKIVEQLNAAIK from the coding sequence ATGAAAAGAATTTTGCTTACTTTACTTCTAGGTTTACTTATTACTAATTGCAGTAATGCTGGAAATGAACACCCTAAGGAGATATTAGAAAACAATGAAAGTGCTATGAATCTACCTGGCGATGGTGATAAAGGATTTATAAAGAATGTTACCCCTGAAGAGTTTAAGGCACTAGTAGATAAAGGTGAAGGTATTATTTTAGATGTTAGAACTCCTCAAGAAACATCCCAAGGACATATTGAAAATGCAAGTTTAGTTAACGTATATGATGAGGATTTTGTAAATAAAATAAATCTGATGCAAAAAGATAAGGCAATCTACGTTTATTGTAAATCAGGAGCTCGATCTGCCAAAGCTGCCGAAATTCTTTCTCAAAATGGTTTTACACAAATATATAACCTAAGTGGAGGTATTATGGCTTGGGAAAATAAAGGTTATCCTATTACTAAACCTATTGAAGGTATAGATAGTAATATAAATACTGTAAGTGTAGAAGATTTTAATAAGATGTTAGCTTCAGGCAAACCTGTTCTTGTTGATTTCCATACACAATGGTGTGCTCCTTGTAAAAAAATGGCTCCTATAATTGATGAAGTTGAAAAAGAATTTAAAGAAAAAGCCATTGTTATTCGAATTGATGCAGATGCAAGCAAAGAATTAGCTAAAGCATATCAAATACAAGGGGTTCCTGAGTTTTTCCTATTTCTTGATGGAGAACAAATTTGGAAACACAATGGAATCATTGAAAAGGAGAAAATTGTAGAGCAATTGAATGCTGCTATAAAGTAA
- a CDS encoding cysteine desulfurase, with protein sequence MDIQAIRAQFPILTQGVHGKPLVYFDNGATTQKPLSVTKRLEEYYTKENANVHRGVHTLSQIATEAYEEARRTIQRYVGAKESHEIIFTKGTTDSINLVAFSIGETLQEGDEIIISQMEHHSNIVPWQMVCQRKGCKLKVIPFDEKGNLMMDEFTKLLSSNTKIVSVTHVSNALGTINDVETIIEKAHQVGAKVLVDGAQSIQHIPVNVSELDCDFYAFSGHKVFGPTGIGVLYGKEAVLNELPPYQGGGDMIKEVTLEETTYNELPYKFEAGTPNIAGAIGLGAAFEFLTSLNMKEVENHEHELVEYATQALKEVEGLRIYGEADRKTSVISFLIDDLHPYDVGTLLDKMGIAVRTGHHCTQPIMQKFCIPGTIRASFSVYNTKEEVDVLVQALHRIVPILKS encoded by the coding sequence ATGGATATTCAAGCAATTCGGGCACAGTTTCCAATTTTAACACAGGGGGTACATGGAAAGCCCTTAGTTTATTTTGATAATGGGGCTACCACACAAAAACCTTTATCTGTAACTAAGCGATTGGAAGAATATTATACCAAAGAAAATGCGAATGTCCACAGAGGAGTACACACTCTTAGTCAAATCGCTACAGAGGCTTATGAAGAAGCTAGAAGAACTATACAGCGGTATGTAGGGGCCAAAGAAAGTCACGAAATTATTTTCACAAAAGGCACTACGGATAGTATCAATTTAGTAGCATTTTCTATAGGAGAAACACTTCAAGAAGGAGATGAGATTATAATTTCTCAGATGGAGCATCATTCTAATATTGTTCCTTGGCAAATGGTTTGTCAGCGTAAAGGCTGTAAATTAAAAGTAATCCCTTTTGATGAAAAAGGAAATTTAATGATGGATGAATTTACTAAACTTTTATCCTCAAATACAAAGATAGTTTCTGTAACTCACGTTTCAAATGCTTTGGGAACTATTAATGATGTGGAAACTATCATAGAAAAGGCACATCAAGTGGGAGCAAAGGTATTGGTTGATGGTGCGCAAAGTATTCAGCATATACCTGTGAATGTGAGTGAACTAGACTGTGATTTTTATGCTTTTTCAGGACATAAAGTATTTGGTCCAACGGGTATTGGAGTGCTTTATGGAAAAGAAGCAGTTTTAAACGAACTACCACCATACCAAGGAGGAGGAGATATGATTAAAGAAGTTACACTCGAAGAAACAACTTACAATGAATTGCCTTATAAATTTGAAGCTGGTACTCCCAATATTGCAGGAGCAATTGGTTTGGGTGCTGCTTTTGAGTTTCTTACGTCTCTAAATATGAAGGAAGTAGAAAATCATGAACATGAATTAGTAGAATATGCTACTCAAGCATTAAAAGAAGTAGAAGGATTGAGAATATATGGAGAAGCGGACCGTAAAACGAGTGTTATTTCTTTCTTAATTGATGATTTGCATCCCTATGACGTTGGAACACTTTTAGATAAAATGGGAATAGCTGTAAGGACGGGTCATCATTGTACACAACCTATTATGCAGAAATTCTGTATTCCAGGAACTATTCGAGCTTCTTTTTCTGTTTATAATACTAAGGAAGAAGTAGATGTCTTAGTTCAAGCACTTCATCGTATTGTACCTATATTAAAATCCTAG
- a CDS encoding aldehyde dehydrogenase family protein, translated as MAQINIKKVLKELDLTEAVNNGASTGSKWLKTKGEKIDSITPVNASIIGSVNAASVADYNKVLDVARKGFIEWRKWTAPKRGEVVRQFGLALREKKEALGALVSYEMGKSYQEGLGEVQEMIDICDFALGLSRQLYGLTIQSERPGHRMMEQWHPLGVVGIISAFNFPVAVWSWNTALAWVCGDVCVWKPSEKTPLTAVACQKIIQKVFEANNVPEGVSNIVIGDPEIGKAMANDVRVDLVSATGSTRMGKSVAQAVAARLGKSLLELGGNNAIIITPDADLKLVVPGAVFGAVGTAGQRCTSTRRLIIHESIFSKVTKVITDAYKQLRIGDPLDEKNHVGPLIDKDAVKNYLEAIKAAKKAGGKVLVEGGVLTGKGYESGCYVKPAIFEVENHYDIVQHETFAPILYVIKYKGDVRNAIALQNGVVQGLSSSIMTTNIREAELFLSPEGSDCGIANVNIGTSGAEIGGAFGGEKETGGGRESGSDAWKTYMRRQTNTVNYTTELPLAQGIKFDL; from the coding sequence ATGGCTCAAATTAATATCAAGAAAGTATTAAAAGAATTAGATCTTACAGAGGCGGTAAATAACGGTGCTTCAACAGGGTCAAAATGGTTGAAAACCAAAGGAGAAAAGATTGACTCAATTACTCCTGTAAATGCTTCTATTATTGGAAGTGTAAATGCTGCTTCTGTAGCTGATTACAATAAAGTATTAGATGTTGCTCGAAAAGGATTTATAGAGTGGAGAAAATGGACTGCACCCAAAAGAGGTGAGGTTGTTCGTCAATTTGGTCTTGCTTTGCGCGAAAAGAAAGAAGCATTGGGAGCCCTTGTGTCATACGAAATGGGAAAATCATATCAAGAAGGATTAGGCGAGGTACAAGAAATGATTGATATCTGTGATTTTGCTTTAGGATTATCCAGACAATTATATGGATTGACTATTCAATCTGAGCGCCCAGGACATAGAATGATGGAACAATGGCACCCATTAGGTGTTGTAGGTATTATATCTGCATTTAATTTCCCTGTAGCAGTTTGGAGTTGGAATACAGCACTTGCTTGGGTGTGTGGTGATGTATGTGTATGGAAACCGTCTGAAAAAACTCCATTAACTGCAGTTGCTTGTCAAAAGATTATTCAAAAAGTATTCGAAGCAAATAATGTTCCTGAGGGAGTATCCAATATTGTAATTGGAGATCCTGAGATTGGAAAAGCCATGGCAAATGATGTACGTGTTGATTTAGTTTCTGCTACTGGTTCTACTCGAATGGGTAAATCTGTAGCTCAGGCAGTTGCTGCTCGATTGGGTAAATCTTTACTTGAATTAGGAGGTAACAATGCAATTATTATCACTCCAGATGCAGACTTAAAATTAGTTGTGCCGGGAGCTGTCTTTGGTGCTGTAGGTACTGCTGGACAACGTTGTACTTCAACAAGAAGATTAATTATTCATGAAAGTATCTTTAGTAAAGTAACAAAAGTAATTACCGATGCATATAAGCAATTACGTATTGGTGATCCTTTGGATGAGAAGAATCACGTAGGTCCTCTTATTGATAAAGATGCTGTGAAGAACTATCTAGAAGCAATCAAAGCTGCCAAGAAAGCAGGAGGTAAAGTATTGGTAGAAGGTGGTGTTCTTACTGGCAAAGGATATGAATCAGGCTGTTATGTAAAACCAGCCATCTTTGAAGTAGAGAATCATTATGACATCGTACAGCATGAAACATTTGCTCCTATCCTATATGTTATCAAATATAAGGGAGATGTGAGAAATGCAATTGCGCTACAAAATGGTGTTGTTCAGGGATTATCCTCTTCTATTATGACAACCAATATTCGTGAAGCGGAGTTATTCCTTTCTCCAGAAGGTTCTGATTGTGGTATTGCTAATGTAAATATTGGTACTTCAGGGGCTGAAATAGGCGGAGCTTTTGGTGGAGAAAAAGAAACAGGTGGTGGTAGAGAATCTGGCTCAGATGCATGGAAAACATATATGAGAAGACAAACAAATACAGTGAATTATACAACAGAACTTCCTTTAGCTCAAGGGATTAAATTCGATTTGTAA